In a single window of the Pseudodesulfovibrio profundus genome:
- a CDS encoding DUF5049 domain-containing protein — MKILIRSTTLDGEPIPGSGETIQAADCLEVVELMRGQTPFTASRAPRDYMTEVLSGIEGGPTQPLPEDAAAAAAEFLTRLARHGLIEFLSDDKASDPWPDRFLEALETVRLSGRTNMLDHPEVTRLTAEMGYPEVAEWLADHRREYAAFVLEGTRPLGKNFGGKEDPAPCADK, encoded by the coding sequence ATGAAGATTCTGATCCGCTCCACCACGTTGGACGGCGAACCGATCCCCGGTAGCGGGGAAACCATCCAGGCCGCTGACTGCCTTGAGGTGGTCGAGCTGATGCGCGGCCAGACGCCGTTCACCGCCAGCCGAGCGCCCCGGGATTACATGACCGAGGTGCTCTCCGGCATCGAAGGCGGGCCGACCCAGCCATTGCCGGAGGATGCCGCCGCTGCGGCCGCCGAGTTTCTCACCCGTCTGGCCCGGCACGGCCTGATCGAGTTTCTGTCCGACGACAAGGCCAGCGATCCCTGGCCGGACCGCTTCCTCGAAGCCCTGGAGACGGTACGGCTCTCCGGGCGCACCAACATGCTCGACCACCCGGAGGTGACCCGGCTGACCGCCGAGATGGGTTACCCGGAGGTGGCCGAGTGGCTGGCGGACCACCGGCGCGAATACGCGGCCTTCGTCCTCGAAGGAACGAGACCGCTCGGCAAGAACTTCGGCGGCAAGGAGGACCCGGCTCCATGTGCGGACAAGTAG
- a CDS encoding class II glutamine amidotransferase, whose product MCGQVGIIFGRKRRRPDERDYLRELFIRMLLHSEERGPHASGLAWLKTDGSHRIFKRPMRAHELVYEKPFQELLGQVDNETTVLMGHTRWRTRGNELNNRNNHPIRAGIVIGTHNGTIYNADYLFRRLGLPRYAEVDSELIFRLADRFALEGPIDQEGLKKALALCRGQMSAVLASRLDPGTITVLKGNKPLCLLIHRQHRVVLYASEAAFIDFAVDNEKGWRELEVPPMTMLTIRHEDVRAIENSEFRFIPQERKGTLPEGVNA is encoded by the coding sequence ATGTGCGGACAAGTAGGCATAATCTTCGGCCGCAAGCGCAGACGGCCCGACGAGCGGGATTACCTGCGCGAACTCTTCATCCGCATGCTGCTGCACAGCGAGGAACGCGGTCCGCACGCCTCCGGTCTGGCCTGGCTCAAGACCGACGGTAGCCACCGGATCTTCAAACGGCCGATGCGGGCGCACGAGCTGGTCTACGAAAAACCGTTCCAGGAGCTGCTCGGACAGGTCGACAACGAGACCACCGTTCTCATGGGGCATACCCGCTGGCGCACCCGGGGCAACGAGCTCAACAACCGCAACAACCATCCCATCCGGGCCGGGATCGTCATCGGCACCCACAATGGCACCATCTACAACGCCGATTATCTGTTCCGCCGCCTCGGGCTGCCGCGCTACGCCGAGGTGGACAGCGAGCTGATCTTCCGCCTGGCCGACCGTTTCGCACTCGAAGGCCCCATCGACCAGGAGGGGCTAAAGAAGGCGCTTGCCCTCTGTCGCGGTCAGATGAGCGCCGTGCTGGCCTCGCGGCTCGACCCCGGCACCATCACCGTGCTCAAGGGCAACAAGCCGCTCTGCCTGCTCATCCACCGCCAGCACCGGGTGGTGCTTTACGCCTCGGAGGCCGCCTTCATCGACTTTGCCGTGGACAACGAGAAGGGCTGGCGCGAGCTGGAAGTGCCGCCCATGACCATGCTCACCATCCGCCACGAGGATGTGCGGGCCATCGAAAACAGCGAATTCCGCTTCATACCCCAGGAGCGCAAAGGGACACTGCCCGAAGGAGTGAATGCATGA
- a CDS encoding gamma-glutamylcyclotransferase family protein → MNIGDTAKLNTNPEDAPETILRLFVYGTLKRGYWNHQRFCAQARSIEPAVVWGRLYHLNAGFPALEVPEGLILARGTADPLADARKQQGIGAPRFGRPTGDWDLIHGELMTFTDPQRDLPPIDRLEGFRPGGHSMYQRVMVAVLCKRTSIPAWTYRMPRVETGTRLDSGVWHRA, encoded by the coding sequence ATGAACATTGGAGACACCGCGAAGCTGAACACAAACCCGGAAGACGCTCCCGAGACCATCCTCCGGCTGTTCGTCTACGGTACCCTGAAACGGGGCTACTGGAACCATCAACGCTTCTGCGCCCAGGCCCGCAGCATCGAACCGGCCGTTGTCTGGGGCAGGCTCTACCATCTCAACGCCGGGTTCCCGGCCCTGGAAGTGCCGGAAGGGCTGATCCTGGCCCGAGGCACCGCCGACCCACTGGCCGATGCTCGCAAGCAACAGGGAATCGGCGCGCCACGCTTTGGACGCCCGACCGGCGACTGGGATCTGATCCATGGGGAGCTGATGACCTTCACCGACCCGCAGCGTGATCTGCCGCCCATCGACCGGCTGGAAGGTTTCCGGCCCGGCGGGCATAGCATGTACCAGCGGGTGATGGTGGCGGTGCTTTGCAAGCGCACCTCGATTCCAGCCTGGACCTACCGGATGCCCCGTGTTGAAACCGGCACTCGGCTTGACTCCGGCGTCTGGCATCGAGCGTGA
- a CDS encoding helix-turn-helix domain-containing protein, with protein sequence MNEMEDRWLSIIEICKYLGVSNDTVYKWIDKHGMPAHRMGRLWKFKKDEVDAWVKAGGAAEPAETDKKRKE encoded by the coding sequence ATGAACGAGATGGAAGACCGCTGGTTATCAATAATCGAGATTTGCAAGTACCTCGGGGTCAGCAATGACACCGTTTACAAGTGGATCGACAAGCATGGTATGCCCGCCCACCGCATGGGTCGTCTTTGGAAGTTCAAGAAAGATGAAGTGGACGCGTGGGTCAAGGCTGGCGGCGCGGCCGAGCCTGCGGAAACCGACAAGAAGCGTAAGGAGTAA
- a CDS encoding type I restriction-modification system subunit M — translation MNHVIHNSIVNFIWGIADDVLRDVYVRGKYRDVILPMTVIRRLDALLEPSKEKVLGMKKQLDGAGIANQHAALCQTAGEAFYNVSPFTLRDLKNRAKQQQLKADFEAYLDGFSPNVQEILDKFKFHNQIPTLIEADILGHLIEKFLDGRVNLSPKPVQDVDGNELLPALDNHSMGTIFEELIRRFNEENNEEAGEHFTPRDVVKLMADLIFLPVADDIESGTYLVYDGACGTGGMLTVAEERLAELAESHGKDVSIHLFGQEVQPETYAISKADLLLKGEGAEAENMKYGSTLSSDAFPSQEFDFMLSNPPYGKSWKTDLERLGGKGDIKDPRFVTQHGGDPEYKMITRSSDGQLMFLVNKLSKMKHTTRLGSRIAEVHNGSSLFTGDAGQGESNIRRWIIENDWLEAIIALPENMFYNTGIATYIWVLTNRKSDTRRGKVQLIDATEWYVPLRRNLGKKNCEFSEEHIRAICDLVVNPVETEKSKIFPNEAFGYWKVTVDRPLRLAVDLSPARLGRFERACAKAKEEPLANLARRVAKTLGAGPHLDFNAFMDACEIDADKHGVKLTAKRKKLLQSDLCDTSEDAAPVLKKVHKPGKTTPDSIHGLFEAEVNGKTCVVEYEPDTALRDSEQVPLLEEGGIEAFFRREVLPYTPDAWIDPGKTLVGYEISFTRHFYRPAPMRALDEIKADIYALEQETEGLLEQIVGEAE, via the coding sequence ATGAACCATGTGATCCACAACAGCATCGTGAATTTTATCTGGGGTATCGCTGACGATGTGCTGCGCGATGTTTATGTGCGCGGCAAGTACCGTGACGTGATCCTGCCGATGACGGTCATCCGCCGTCTCGACGCGCTCTTGGAGCCGAGCAAGGAAAAGGTGCTCGGCATGAAGAAACAGCTTGACGGGGCCGGAATCGCCAACCAGCACGCCGCGCTCTGCCAGACCGCAGGCGAGGCCTTTTACAACGTCTCGCCCTTTACCCTGCGTGACCTGAAGAACCGCGCCAAGCAACAACAGCTCAAGGCCGATTTCGAAGCTTATCTGGACGGCTTTTCACCCAACGTCCAGGAGATCCTCGACAAGTTCAAGTTCCACAACCAGATACCTACGTTGATCGAGGCCGACATCCTCGGCCACCTGATCGAGAAGTTTCTCGACGGCCGCGTCAATCTCAGCCCCAAGCCGGTGCAGGACGTGGACGGAAACGAACTTCTCCCGGCGCTCGACAACCACTCCATGGGCACCATCTTCGAGGAGCTGATCCGCCGCTTCAACGAGGAGAACAACGAAGAGGCCGGAGAGCACTTCACGCCCCGCGACGTGGTCAAGCTCATGGCCGATCTGATCTTCCTGCCGGTGGCCGACGATATCGAGTCGGGCACCTACCTTGTCTATGACGGAGCCTGCGGCACCGGCGGAATGCTGACAGTTGCTGAAGAGCGCTTGGCTGAATTGGCCGAAAGCCACGGCAAGGACGTCTCCATTCACCTGTTCGGCCAGGAGGTGCAGCCGGAAACCTACGCCATCTCCAAGGCCGACCTGCTCCTCAAAGGCGAAGGGGCCGAAGCGGAGAACATGAAGTACGGTTCCACGCTCTCCAGCGATGCCTTCCCGTCGCAGGAATTCGATTTCATGCTCTCTAATCCGCCTTACGGCAAAAGCTGGAAAACCGACCTGGAGCGATTGGGTGGCAAGGGTGATATCAAGGACCCGCGCTTTGTCACCCAGCACGGTGGCGACCCGGAATACAAGATGATCACCCGCTCCTCGGACGGGCAGCTCATGTTCCTGGTCAACAAGCTCTCCAAGATGAAGCACACCACCCGCCTCGGCAGCCGCATCGCCGAGGTCCACAACGGCTCGTCGCTCTTTACCGGCGACGCTGGTCAGGGCGAGAGCAACATCCGCCGCTGGATCATCGAGAACGACTGGCTGGAGGCCATCATCGCCCTGCCGGAGAACATGTTCTACAACACCGGCATCGCCACCTACATCTGGGTCCTGACCAACCGCAAGTCTGATACGCGCCGAGGCAAGGTCCAGCTCATCGACGCCACCGAATGGTACGTGCCGCTGCGCCGCAACCTCGGCAAGAAGAATTGCGAGTTCTCCGAGGAACACATCCGCGCCATTTGCGACCTGGTGGTGAATCCGGTCGAAACCGAGAAATCCAAGATCTTCCCCAACGAGGCATTTGGCTATTGGAAGGTGACGGTGGATCGTCCGCTGCGTCTTGCCGTTGATCTGAGCCCGGCACGGCTGGGTCGGTTCGAGCGGGCCTGCGCCAAGGCCAAGGAAGAGCCGCTGGCCAACCTGGCCCGCCGCGTGGCCAAGACGCTTGGAGCCGGTCCGCACCTGGACTTCAACGCCTTCATGGACGCCTGTGAGATCGATGCCGACAAACACGGCGTCAAGCTCACCGCCAAGCGCAAGAAGCTGCTGCAGAGCGACCTCTGCGACACCAGCGAGGACGCCGCGCCGGTGCTGAAGAAGGTCCACAAGCCGGGCAAGACCACGCCCGATTCCATTCACGGCCTGTTCGAGGCCGAGGTAAACGGCAAGACCTGTGTGGTCGAATACGAGCCGGATACCGCCCTGCGCGACAGCGAGCAGGTGCCGCTGCTGGAGGAAGGCGGCATCGAGGCATTCTTCCGGCGCGAGGTGCTGCCCTACACCCCGGATGCCTGGATCGACCCGGGCAAGACACTGGTGGGCTACGAAATCTCCTTCACCCGCCATTTCTACCGGCCAGCGCCCATGCGCGCCCTGGATGAGATCAAAGCCGACATCTACGCCCTGGAGCAGGAGACCGAAGGCCTTCTGGAACAGATTGTCGGGGAGGCTGAGTGA
- a CDS encoding restriction endonuclease subunit S domain-containing protein codes for MMKLAPYPEYKDAGVSWVGNIPAHWPEKRAKYYFKEIDDRSQTGDEEMLSVSHITGVTPRSQKNVTMFKAESNVGQKRCQPGDLIINTMWAWMSALGVSNHAGIVSPAYGVYRPRSNQDYDYYYLDSLLRIGGYRSEYICRSTGIRSSRLRLYPDKFLSMPVVCPPQEEQQTIARFLKAQDRLFRKFIRNKRRFIELLKEQKQNVINQAVTRGLNPNVKLKPSGVEWIGDIPEHWDARRLRTLAAVRASGVDKNANVDEVPVLLCNYVDVYKNDRITAAIDFKG; via the coding sequence GTGATGAAGCTGGCCCCTTATCCAGAATACAAAGACGCGGGAGTGAGCTGGGTCGGGAACATTCCAGCACATTGGCCTGAGAAGCGGGCAAAGTATTACTTCAAAGAGATTGATGATCGCTCCCAAACAGGCGATGAAGAAATGCTCTCGGTGTCTCACATCACGGGAGTGACTCCCCGCAGCCAGAAGAACGTGACCATGTTCAAGGCCGAGTCGAATGTCGGTCAGAAACGTTGCCAACCCGGCGATCTGATCATCAATACGATGTGGGCCTGGATGTCTGCATTGGGCGTCTCGAACCATGCTGGAATTGTGAGTCCTGCCTATGGTGTTTACCGACCAAGAAGCAACCAGGATTACGACTACTACTATCTCGACAGCCTGTTGCGGATTGGAGGATATCGGTCGGAATACATTTGCCGGTCAACGGGCATTCGCTCTTCCCGGCTCAGGCTCTATCCCGATAAATTTCTGAGCATGCCGGTGGTCTGCCCTCCTCAGGAAGAGCAGCAAACCATCGCACGATTCCTGAAGGCACAAGACCGCTTGTTCCGAAAATTTATCCGCAACAAGCGGCGGTTCATTGAACTTCTCAAGGAGCAGAAGCAGAACGTCATCAATCAGGCCGTGACCCGGGGGCTCAATCCCAACGTCAAACTCAAGCCCAGCGGCGTGGAATGGATCGGAGATATTCCGGAGCATTGGGATGCCAGACGGCTCCGCACGCTGGCGGCGGTCAGGGCCAGTGGCGTCGACAAGAACGCGAACGTGGACGAAGTCCCGGTCTTGCTCTGCAACTACGTGGACGTTTACAAGAACGACCGCATCACCGCCGCTATCGATTTCAAGGGCTGA
- a CDS encoding type I restriction endonuclease subunit R, which produces MKPTDTSEKGLESIIVASLVEDAGYVQGDPQDYDREHAVDLAKLLQFLAATQPDTYEALGIDEEGPKRTQFLHRLQGEIAKRGVVDVLRGGIKHGPSHVDLFYGTPTPGNVKAAERFAANIFSVTRQLRYSRNETALSLDMAVFINGLPIATFELKNKLTKQTVLDAVQQYQRDRDPKELLFQFGRCVVHFAVDDHEVRFCTHLKGKGSWFLPFDKGYNDGAGNPPNPAGLATDYLWKEALSKAGLTDILENYAQVVEEKDEKTGKKRHKQIFPRYHQLKVVRMLLANAAESGVGRRYLIQHSAGSGKSNSIAWLAHQLVGLEHESKALFDSVIVVTDRRVLDKQIRDTIKQFAQVSATVGHAEHSGDLRKFLKAGKKIIITTVQKFPFILDEIGDEHRKSKFAIIIDEAHSSQGGKTTAAMNRVLEETAPYGGSDDEGEETVEDKINKIMEGRKMVTNASYFAFTATPKNKTLEIFGEPDPQPDGTVKHHPFHSYTMKQAIQEGFILDVLKNYTPVESYYRLAKTVEDDPLFDANKAQKKLRRYVESHEHAIREKAEIMVDHFHAQVIGHRKIGGHARAMVVTNGIVRAIQYFHAFNDYLKERKSPYEPIVAFSGEHEYGGKKVTEATLNGFPSSQITDKIQQDPYRFLIVADKFQTGYDEPLLHTMYVDKALSSIKAVQTLSRLNRAHPKKHDTFVLDFYNDSEIIQKSFEPYYRTTILSDETDPNKLHDLKSDLDGYQVYSQAQIDDLVGLYLNGADRDKLDPILDACVATYNADLDEDGQVDFKGKSKAFTRTYGFLSSILPFSNAAWEKLSIFLNFLIPKLPAPKEEDLSRGILEAIDMDSYRVEVKTSLKVCLADQDAEIGPVPTSGGGRKPEPELDQLSNIIKAFNDQFGNIAWKDGDKIRKVIAEEIPAKVGADVAYQNAMKNNDKKTARIEHDAALQRVMIELLADHTELFKQFSDNPSFKKWLGDTIFGVTYQQSDQTATGVSHGR; this is translated from the coding sequence ATGAAACCGACTGACACCAGCGAAAAGGGCCTGGAATCGATCATCGTCGCCTCCCTTGTGGAGGATGCCGGATACGTTCAGGGTGATCCGCAGGACTACGACCGGGAACACGCTGTCGACCTGGCCAAACTGCTGCAGTTCCTCGCCGCCACCCAACCCGATACCTATGAGGCTCTCGGCATCGACGAGGAAGGCCCCAAGCGCACACAATTCCTGCACCGCCTGCAGGGCGAGATCGCCAAGCGCGGCGTGGTAGACGTGCTGCGCGGCGGCATCAAGCACGGCCCGTCCCATGTGGACCTTTTTTACGGCACGCCGACGCCGGGCAATGTGAAGGCGGCGGAACGGTTCGCGGCCAACATCTTTAGCGTCACCCGCCAGCTCCGCTACAGCCGCAACGAGACCGCGCTCTCCCTCGATATGGCCGTGTTCATCAACGGCCTGCCCATCGCCACCTTCGAACTCAAAAATAAGCTCACCAAGCAGACGGTGCTCGATGCCGTGCAGCAGTACCAGCGCGACCGCGACCCGAAGGAGCTGCTGTTCCAGTTCGGCCGCTGCGTCGTCCATTTTGCCGTGGATGATCACGAGGTGCGTTTCTGCACCCACCTCAAGGGCAAGGGCTCGTGGTTTCTGCCCTTCGACAAAGGCTACAACGACGGTGCTGGCAATCCGCCCAACCCGGCCGGGCTCGCCACCGACTACCTGTGGAAGGAGGCCCTCTCCAAGGCGGGGTTGACCGACATTCTGGAAAACTACGCCCAGGTGGTGGAGGAAAAGGACGAGAAGACCGGCAAAAAAAGGCACAAGCAGATCTTCCCCCGCTACCACCAGCTAAAGGTGGTGCGCATGCTGCTGGCCAATGCCGCTGAGAGCGGCGTCGGCAGGCGCTACCTGATCCAGCACTCGGCGGGCAGCGGCAAGAGCAACTCCATCGCCTGGCTGGCGCACCAGCTTGTGGGGCTGGAGCACGAGAGCAAGGCGTTGTTCGATTCGGTGATCGTGGTCACCGACCGGCGGGTGCTCGACAAGCAGATCCGCGACACCATCAAGCAGTTTGCCCAGGTCTCCGCCACGGTCGGCCATGCCGAGCACTCCGGTGACCTGCGCAAATTCCTTAAGGCCGGGAAGAAGATCATCATCACCACGGTGCAGAAGTTCCCGTTCATCCTCGATGAGATCGGCGACGAACACCGCAAGAGCAAGTTTGCCATCATCATCGACGAGGCCCATTCCAGCCAGGGCGGCAAGACCACTGCCGCGATGAATCGTGTGCTGGAAGAGACCGCGCCCTACGGCGGCTCTGATGACGAGGGGGAAGAGACGGTCGAGGACAAGATCAACAAGATCATGGAAGGCCGGAAGATGGTGACCAACGCCAGCTACTTCGCCTTCACCGCCACCCCCAAGAACAAGACCCTGGAGATCTTCGGCGAGCCGGACCCTCAACCCGACGGCACCGTGAAGCACCACCCGTTCCACAGCTACACCATGAAACAGGCCATCCAGGAGGGCTTCATCCTCGATGTGCTGAAGAACTACACCCCGGTGGAGAGTTATTACCGTCTGGCCAAGACGGTGGAGGACGATCCGCTCTTCGACGCCAATAAGGCCCAGAAAAAGTTGCGCCGCTATGTGGAATCCCACGAGCACGCCATCCGCGAGAAGGCCGAGATCATGGTGGACCACTTCCACGCACAGGTGATCGGCCACCGCAAAATCGGCGGCCACGCCCGGGCCATGGTCGTCACCAACGGTATCGTGCGGGCCATTCAGTATTTCCACGCCTTCAACGACTACCTCAAGGAGCGCAAAAGCCCTTACGAGCCCATTGTGGCCTTTTCCGGCGAGCACGAGTACGGCGGCAAGAAGGTCACGGAGGCAACGCTGAATGGATTCCCGAGCAGCCAAATTACTGACAAAATCCAGCAGGACCCGTACCGCTTTCTGATCGTTGCCGACAAATTCCAGACCGGCTATGACGAGCCATTACTTCACACGATGTACGTGGACAAGGCGCTTTCAAGCATAAAGGCGGTACAGACGCTTTCACGCCTTAATCGCGCCCACCCGAAAAAGCACGATACCTTTGTCTTGGATTTTTATAACGACTCGGAAATCATCCAGAAGTCGTTCGAGCCCTATTACCGCACCACCATCCTCAGTGACGAGACCGACCCCAACAAGCTGCACGACCTGAAATCGGATCTGGACGGCTACCAGGTCTATTCGCAGGCGCAAATCGACGATCTGGTGGGGCTCTACCTGAACGGCGCGGACCGCGACAAGCTCGACCCGATTCTGGACGCCTGCGTGGCCACCTACAACGCCGATCTCGACGAAGACGGACAGGTGGATTTCAAGGGTAAATCCAAGGCTTTCACTCGAACTTACGGCTTTCTATCGTCCATCCTGCCGTTCTCGAATGCAGCTTGGGAGAAACTGTCGATCTTCCTAAATTTCCTGATTCCCAAACTCCCTGCGCCCAAAGAAGAGGATCTGTCCCGGGGTATCCTGGAAGCCATCGACATGGACAGCTACCGTGTCGAGGTTAAAACCAGCCTGAAGGTTTGCCTAGCGGACCAGGATGCTGAAATAGGCCCCGTGCCCACCAGTGGCGGCGGGCGCAAACCGGAACCAGAGCTGGATCAACTGAGCAACATCATCAAGGCGTTCAACGACCAGTTCGGCAATATTGCATGGAAGGATGGCGACAAAATCCGCAAGGTCATCGCCGAGGAGATCCCTGCCAAGGTAGGTGCCGATGTGGCCTACCAGAACGCCATGAAAAACAACGACAAGAAAACCGCCCGAATCGAACATGACGCCGCGCTCCAGCGGGTCATGATCGAGCTGTTGGCCGACCACACCGAGTTATTCAAACAGTTCAGCGATAACCCGTCGTTCAAGAAGTGGCTGGGTGACACCATCTTCGGCGTGACCTATCAACAGTCAGATCAAACCGCGACGGGGGTAAGCCATGGACGTTAA
- a CDS encoding winged helix-turn-helix domain-containing protein encodes MDVKTAAIQVLQQAGTALHATTCEIWEVQP; translated from the coding sequence ATGGACGTTAAAACGGCAGCCATTCAGGTTTTGCAGCAGGCCGGAACGGCACTGCACGCTACCACCTGTGAGATATGGGAGGTACAACCATGA
- a CDS encoding ACT domain-containing protein codes for MISFFVMDLGNLKLLLSFGFFMFIMYWLTMKTHNIFINPVLAVMGYNIYDVHYERNGNECEDFFLVKGPRLRKNERCRIVEISEQLYVVTERNPEV; via the coding sequence ATGATTTCCTTTTTTGTTATGGATCTCGGCAATCTGAAGCTGCTGCTCAGCTTTGGATTTTTCATGTTCATCATGTACTGGCTCACCATGAAAACCCACAATATTTTCATCAATCCGGTGCTGGCCGTGATGGGGTACAACATCTATGACGTTCATTACGAACGGAATGGCAATGAGTGCGAGGATTTCTTTCTGGTAAAGGGACCCCGCCTTCGAAAAAACGAACGCTGTCGAATCGTTGAGATATCTGAGCAGCTATATGTCGTAACTGAGCGCAACCCAGAGGTGTGA
- a CDS encoding Kiwa anti-phage protein KwaB-like domain-containing protein: MDELKKTLGTIKTIDWDSASVSFFVVKRKLIQRSAKYDIFHVNVDEPLRKKLRGITSGKIKKSNVAIEYDFNTADLDDNLLGLPTADTDLQAILQTLQDDEDPPTVDQYEALLGSWLYIARLDIKDQPPLFSARRVSEGWTTKKVMQLINMVFQNNMLVDLGEQEIFRIDGKVDFFTYDGIIFIADKKNFETALNFREGMERNRDEIVKEFSSLGLFENAAAVSDLVGNNLRRLRRLSQVKKAGYYKDPSFLKNLKKVNEKEAWGIQYSTDGKLLVTEEDIETVLRVLNNDRLTSKINAENFDVDVKHKIGAG, encoded by the coding sequence ATGGACGAGCTAAAAAAAACACTCGGTACGATCAAAACAATTGACTGGGACAGCGCCTCGGTTTCTTTCTTTGTCGTCAAGCGCAAGCTTATCCAGCGCAGCGCGAAATATGACATTTTTCACGTCAATGTTGACGAGCCACTTAGAAAAAAGTTGAGAGGCATAACCTCAGGAAAAATCAAGAAGTCCAACGTGGCGATTGAGTACGATTTCAACACGGCCGACTTGGATGACAACCTGCTTGGCTTGCCGACCGCCGATACGGATTTACAAGCCATTCTTCAAACTCTCCAAGATGATGAAGACCCTCCGACAGTAGACCAGTACGAAGCACTGCTGGGTTCCTGGCTTTATATCGCTCGCCTGGACATCAAGGATCAGCCTCCTCTCTTTTCTGCTCGCCGCGTTTCGGAGGGGTGGACCACCAAAAAGGTGATGCAGCTAATCAATATGGTGTTTCAGAATAATATGCTGGTAGACCTTGGAGAGCAGGAGATTTTCCGCATCGATGGCAAGGTCGACTTCTTCACTTATGACGGCATTATTTTTATCGCCGACAAGAAGAACTTCGAAACCGCATTGAATTTTCGAGAAGGCATGGAGCGGAACCGGGACGAAATCGTCAAAGAATTTTCTTCACTTGGCTTGTTCGAGAATGCGGCTGCGGTTTCTGATCTGGTCGGGAATAATCTTCGCCGTTTAAGAAGGCTCTCTCAGGTTAAAAAAGCTGGCTATTACAAAGACCCCTCATTTCTGAAAAACCTCAAAAAAGTCAACGAAAAAGAGGCTTGGGGGATTCAATACTCAACAGACGGCAAACTTCTGGTTACGGAGGAGGATATCGAAACGGTCCTCCGAGTTCTAAATAATGACCGGCTCACGTCCAAGATCAATGCCGAAAATTTCGATGTGGACGTCAAGCATAAGATTGGGGCCGGATAA